Proteins encoded within one genomic window of Equus przewalskii isolate Varuska chromosome 3, EquPr2, whole genome shotgun sequence:
- the CENPBD1 gene encoding tigger transposable element-derived protein 1 has product MPGKRRLSAAVIPSAKRERKAITLDVKLQVLRRFEAGEKLSEIAKALGLAVSTVATIRDNKEKIKASSRVATPLRASRLTRHRSAVMETMERLLHVWLEDQTQRNVPLSVTIIQEKAKSLFDDLQRQKGESSRTETFSASKGWFVRFKERHCLPHFKMNGTAPGHKDGYPEVLKSIIQEGEYTPQQVFNVDETGLYWKRMPEGTFISMEEKAEPGFKSSKDRLMLLLGGNAAGDFKLKPLLVYHSENPKALKGYSKPNLPVIWRSNRKAWATRSIFHEWFTYFFCPAVEKYCAQNNLTNKALLILDNAPCHPVNLSDLSDNVRVEYLPDSTADSVQPMSQGVASVFKAQYLRRTFEHILEATDGEDTAIIREFWRNYNIMDAVDNIAVAWEELRPATMNSVWKKIWPECVQFQSVSQTDNIAQLQQNIVNLAKNVAFGEVVEGDVEQLLQSHEEDLSNEELMQLGQEPAGEEDSEDTPPALRQLTTGELSAAFSHFEAGLQVLTSNSPNDEWKLKVSRAINDAINCYRELYNEKKRRSKQLS; this is encoded by the coding sequence ATGCCTGGGAAAAGGCGCCTCAGTGCAGCGGTCATTCCGAGTGCCAAAAGAGAACGGAAAGCAATTACCCTTGATGTAAAATTACAAGTGTTGAGACGATTTGAAGCAGGTGAGAAGCTTAGTGAAATCGCGAAGGCCTTAGGCCTTGCCGTCTCTACAGTGGCCACAATCcgagacaataaagaaaaaatcaaagcGAGTTCACGAGTAGCTACTCCCTTGAGAGCTTCTCGGCTGACTCGCCATCGGAGTGCAGTCATGGAGACCATGGAGCGATTGTTGCACGTGTGGCTTGAAGACCAGACCCAGCGAAATGTGCCCCTGAGTGTCACCATCATTCAGGAGAAGGCTAAGAGTTTGTTTGATGACTTACAGCGTCAAAAAGGCGAAAGCTCTCGAACAGAAACGTTCAGCGCCAGTAAAGGGTGGTTTGTGAGATTCAAGGAGCGCCATTGTTTGCCCCACTTCAAGATGAACGGCACAGCTCCTGGCCACAAGGACGGGTATCCAGAAGTGCTGAAAAGCATCATACAAGAAGGTGAGTACACCCCCCAGCAAGTTTTTAATGTAGACGAGACAGGGCTTTATTGGAAGAGAATGCCTGAAGGAACATTTATTTCCATGGAAGAGAAAGCTGAGCCAGGGTTTAAGTCATCCAAAGATCGCTTGATGCTGCTTCTTGGTGGCAACGCAGCTGgggactttaagttgaagccctTACTGGTGTACCACTCAGAGAACCCCAAGGCTCTGAAGGGGTACTCCAAGCCAAATTTGCCTGTGATTTGGCGCTCAAATAGAAAGGCCTGGGCAACCAGGAGCATCTTTCATGAATGGTTCACATACTTTTTTTGCCCTGCTGTTGAAAAATACTGTGCCCAAAATAATCTCACCAACAAAGCATTGCTCATCCTAGACAATGCGCCATGCCACCCAGTAAATTTGAGTGATCTGTCTGATAATGTAAGAGTGGAATATCTTCCTGACAGCACAGCTGACTCAGTCCAGCCCATGAGTCAAGGTGTGGCCTCTGTCTTCAAAGCTCAGTACCTGAGAAGGACTTTTGAGCACATCCTAGAAGCAACAGATGGGGAGGATACAGCTATAATCAGGGAGTTTTGGAGAAACTACAACATCATGGATGCTGTGGACAACATTGCAGTAGCTTGGGAGGAGCTCAGACCGGCAACAATGAACAGTGTGTGGAAGAAGATTTGGCCCGAATGTGTTCAGTTCCAGAGTGTTTCCCAAACAGATAACATTGCACAGCTTCAACAAAACATTGTTAACCTTGCCAAGAACGTGGCTTTTGGGGAGGTTGTAGAAGGTGATGTGGAGCAGTTGCTGCAGTCTCATGAGGAAGATCTCTCAAATGAGGAGCTGATGCAGCTGGGACAGGAGCCAGCGGGAGAGGAGGACAGCGAGGATACTCCACCTGCCCTGCGTCAACTAACCACAGGAGAACTCTCAGCTGCCTTCTCCCATTTCGAGGCTGGCTTGCAGGTCCTTACCAGTAACAGCCCTAATGATGAGTGGAAACTGAAAGTTTCAAGAGCAATCAATGATGCAATCAACTGCTACAGGGAGTTGTACAATGAGAAAAAGCGGCGCTCAAAGCAACTCTCTTAG